The proteins below are encoded in one region of Segatella copri:
- a CDS encoding helix-turn-helix domain-containing protein: protein MQNEERQITFNDIPEVLSEILKRFDLLDQSMELIREEVRRTKRPSLSDHIPMDVKEACEFLKIKKSTMYTYIQNGEIPVNQKGKKYTFFRDDLIKWLESGCKIEAPISTMEINQILSKRPRRRI, encoded by the coding sequence ATGCAGAACGAAGAAAGACAAATAACATTCAATGACATACCGGAAGTATTGTCAGAGATTCTAAAAAGATTCGATCTTCTTGACCAGTCTATGGAACTGATTCGAGAAGAAGTGCGCAGGACTAAAAGACCTTCCCTATCAGATCATATTCCGATGGATGTGAAGGAGGCATGTGAGTTTCTTAAAATCAAGAAATCCACTATGTACACTTACATACAAAACGGTGAAATCCCTGTCAATCAGAAGGGTAAGAAATACACCTTCTTTAGAGATGACCTTATCAAATGGTTAGAATCTGGCTGCAAGATAGAGGCTCCAATCAGCACCATGGAGATTAATCAGATACTCAGCAAAAGACCAAGACGAAGAATTTGA
- a CDS encoding helix-turn-helix domain-containing protein, whose product MENSKIDMNILAKRVELLEMRVKELTSVEPEALNERLSKIEERYFSNKEMLTTTEVAEYLGVSQSQIYKLTMNMEIPHYKPQGKTIYFDKKELLKWMRNNHITPARKDSANK is encoded by the coding sequence ATGGAAAATAGTAAAATTGACATGAACATACTTGCCAAGAGAGTAGAACTTTTGGAAATGAGAGTAAAGGAACTTACTTCGGTAGAACCTGAGGCACTTAACGAGCGACTTTCAAAGATTGAGGAAAGATATTTCTCAAACAAAGAGATGCTCACCACCACTGAGGTTGCGGAATATCTTGGCGTTTCTCAGTCTCAGATATACAAGCTCACCATGAACATGGAGATTCCTCACTACAAGCCACAGGGCAAAACCATCTATTTCGACAAGAAGGAGCTTTTGAAATGGATGCGCAACAACCATATCACCCCGGCACGAAAGGACAGTGCCAATAAATAG
- a CDS encoding AAA family ATPase, with product MARGRNSKSEKEESAASSLEVGMLCKSAFNDSELESYLRQGEIKASEKPPVPPQVLWVGDCTIATFGNFSASTGKAKSKKTFNITAMVAAALTNSTVLNYRASFPEGKRQILYFDTEQSRYHCHNVVERIYRLAGLSLNKEDKRIKFYGLREFTPTLRIALIDYALRTFDGVGLVIIDGLRDLMYDINNAKESTDVMTMLMAWTSKYDLHIHCVLHLNKNDNNTRGHIGTELENKAETVLIISKNKQDANISEVRPMHMRDKEFSSWAFHIDDNSLPVLDVGYHVTVVKPKDKPLTSLPDDVHTMVLQKIFSKSTPQRYVDLVKALGEAYAEEGYKRGDNAVKEMLKIFNERKLITKEKDGYHYHPTLFPSK from the coding sequence ATGGCAAGAGGAAGAAACAGTAAAAGTGAGAAAGAAGAGTCTGCAGCAAGTTCTCTTGAAGTAGGCATGCTGTGCAAGAGCGCTTTCAACGACAGTGAACTGGAAAGCTATCTCAGACAAGGAGAGATAAAAGCTTCAGAAAAACCGCCCGTACCACCCCAGGTGTTATGGGTCGGTGACTGTACCATTGCCACTTTCGGAAATTTCAGCGCATCAACTGGTAAGGCAAAGAGTAAAAAGACGTTCAACATCACGGCGATGGTAGCAGCAGCTTTAACCAATTCCACTGTACTCAACTACCGGGCAAGTTTTCCTGAAGGAAAGAGACAGATCCTCTATTTCGATACGGAGCAGAGTCGCTATCATTGCCACAATGTTGTTGAACGAATCTACCGACTGGCAGGACTCAGCCTTAACAAGGAAGACAAGCGCATCAAATTCTATGGACTAAGGGAGTTCACTCCTACTCTACGCATAGCCCTCATAGATTATGCGCTAAGAACATTTGATGGTGTGGGACTTGTCATTATCGATGGTTTGCGAGATCTCATGTACGACATCAACAATGCCAAGGAGTCAACAGACGTAATGACGATGCTGATGGCATGGACGAGCAAGTATGATCTGCATATCCATTGCGTGCTCCACCTTAACAAGAATGACAACAACACTCGTGGCCATATTGGTACTGAGTTGGAGAATAAGGCAGAAACGGTGCTGATTATCAGCAAGAACAAGCAGGATGCCAATATCAGTGAGGTAAGACCCATGCACATGCGAGACAAAGAGTTTTCGAGCTGGGCATTCCACATTGACGATAACTCTCTGCCTGTCCTTGATGTCGGTTATCACGTCACTGTTGTCAAGCCCAAAGACAAGCCGCTCACCTCTCTGCCTGACGATGTTCATACGATGGTACTTCAAAAGATTTTCTCCAAGAGTACCCCACAGAGATACGTCGATTTGGTAAAGGCTCTGGGTGAAGCTTATGCCGAAGAAGGTTACAAACGTGGTGATAATGCCGTGAAGGAGATGCTAAAGATTTTCAATGAACGAAAGTTGATAACAAAAGAGAAAGACGGCTACCATTATCACCCTACTCTGTTTCCGTCCAAGTAA
- a CDS encoding toprim domain-containing protein — protein MTIEEIKSVSIVQFLESQGYHHVYILKENYWYLSPFRTEASPSFNVSPKKNLWNDFGAGEGGNLINLVQKMNPSWNNHEVLTYLEQKIKEHHLQYSEDYEAQRKENERKEAWKQDQADQREKAKEANTIIERIVGLSHPYLRDYILQRRIDYDIAKEYCKEVHYRIYDKSYYAIAFENIEGGMEARNKYSKRSIGKKSISIIRPNNELHKECCIFEGFFDMLTYASIKKWITDNEICLPHECDYLVLNSVSNIKVLLPYLQEYTLIHCYLDNDDAGAKTVEKIKAAYQDKVVDESHRYVNYKDVNDVINGIIKPPK, from the coding sequence ATGACTATAGAAGAAATCAAATCAGTCAGCATTGTGCAGTTCCTTGAATCACAGGGCTATCATCATGTCTATATATTAAAGGAGAACTATTGGTATCTGTCTCCTTTTAGGACTGAGGCATCGCCTTCATTCAATGTCAGTCCCAAGAAGAATCTATGGAATGACTTTGGAGCTGGCGAAGGTGGCAATCTCATCAATCTGGTTCAGAAAATGAATCCTTCCTGGAACAATCATGAAGTTCTGACCTATCTGGAACAGAAGATAAAAGAACACCATCTACAATATTCAGAGGATTATGAAGCCCAAAGAAAGGAAAATGAGAGAAAGGAAGCCTGGAAACAAGACCAAGCTGACCAGCGAGAGAAGGCAAAAGAAGCCAACACCATCATTGAGCGTATTGTTGGGCTCAGTCATCCTTATCTCAGAGACTACATTTTGCAGAGACGAATAGACTATGACATAGCCAAGGAGTATTGCAAGGAAGTACATTATCGTATCTATGACAAGAGTTACTATGCCATAGCCTTTGAGAATATCGAGGGTGGAATGGAAGCAAGGAACAAATACAGCAAACGAAGCATTGGCAAAAAGTCGATTTCAATCATCAGACCAAACAACGAGCTACACAAAGAATGTTGTATCTTTGAAGGTTTCTTTGATATGCTGACATATGCCAGTATCAAGAAATGGATAACAGACAATGAGATTTGTCTGCCACATGAATGCGACTATCTCGTTCTCAACTCTGTCAGTAACATCAAGGTTCTGCTGCCATACCTGCAGGAATACACTCTGATACATTGTTATCTGGACAACGATGATGCAGGTGCAAAGACTGTAGAGAAGATAAAAGCTGCTTATCAGGATAAGGTAGTAGATGAATCCCATCGATATGTCAATTACAAAGATGTTAATGATGTAATCAATGGTATCATCAAACCACCCAAATAA
- a CDS encoding DUF4134 domain-containing protein, whose product MLIGVMLFQPMLASAKCGGVDYSWGADALSNAHDFTVTMMLYVVYLVYAIAAIVAIIGALQIYIKMNTGEGDVTKSIMMLIGACLFMIGATILFPAFFGYNIV is encoded by the coding sequence ATGTTAATAGGTGTCATGCTCTTCCAGCCAATGTTGGCATCTGCCAAATGCGGTGGTGTCGATTATAGCTGGGGAGCAGACGCACTGAGCAATGCTCATGACTTTACGGTAACAATGATGCTCTATGTAGTCTATCTGGTGTATGCCATAGCTGCCATCGTAGCCATCATAGGAGCTTTGCAAATCTATATAAAGATGAATACGGGCGAAGGTGACGTAACCAAATCCATCATGATGCTGATTGGTGCCTGCCTTTTCATGATAGGTGCAACTATCCTGTTCCCTGCATTCTTCGGTTATAATATAGTATAA
- a CDS encoding DUF4134 domain-containing protein → MKKIKNFAKNLFSAKRMKTLAMLLFCGTLATYAQNAAGDYTAGTDALATVTEEIAKYVPFVVKLCYAIAGVVAVVGAISVYIAMNNEEQDVKKKIMMVVGACIFLVAAAQALPLFFGL, encoded by the coding sequence ATGAAGAAAATCAAGAATTTCGCAAAGAATCTTTTCAGTGCCAAGCGTATGAAGACGCTCGCCATGCTCCTTTTCTGTGGAACATTGGCGACCTATGCCCAGAACGCAGCTGGTGATTACACAGCCGGAACAGATGCCCTCGCAACTGTGACGGAGGAGATTGCCAAGTATGTACCTTTTGTGGTTAAGCTCTGCTACGCCATTGCCGGTGTAGTTGCCGTTGTGGGTGCTATCAGCGTTTACATCGCTATGAACAATGAGGAGCAGGATGTCAAGAAGAAGATCATGATGGTTGTTGGCGCATGTATCTTCCTCGTTGCTGCAGCCCAGGCTCTGCCTTTGTTCTTCGGCCTCTAA
- a CDS encoding DUF4133 domain-containing protein: MSGEVKENQYVSYPMFKGLQKPLEFMGFQGRYITWAACAIGGAILGFIIAYCILGFVVGLVVLAVSICSGAALIFFKQKKGLHTKKEEHGVFIYACSHRM, from the coding sequence ATGTCAGGAGAAGTAAAAGAAAATCAGTACGTAAGCTATCCCATGTTCAAGGGTCTCCAGAAGCCCCTTGAATTTATGGGATTCCAGGGACGCTACATCACCTGGGCAGCCTGTGCCATTGGTGGAGCCATCCTCGGCTTCATCATAGCATATTGCATCCTCGGCTTTGTGGTTGGTCTTGTGGTTCTCGCTGTTTCCATCTGTTCGGGAGCTGCTCTCATCTTCTTCAAACAGAAGAAAGGGTTGCATACCAAGAAGGAAGAGCATGGTGTGTTCATCTATGCTTGTTCGCATAGAATGTAA
- a CDS encoding DUF5045 domain-containing protein: MKHLISSRTALCLCGLTLCFNASAQGYVSYNHDAAKMNQITVQEIGSGGLTPAFYYDALHNSYQKTAAKKNKQFFRTMAGVSAYQQVDVADSIKASLTQRAEIEALNIADRQIDIAWLAEGNKINSKLSDFQANIDRIVSVGGSISDKTRWTEYYKMYKTAIKEMQDAYMPNAQRKQQYLAIYDDITKQNETLISFLVQLSNKRKTSSLLAARLERRNNVASHASSAISRWREAGKKNVGNNSGGSESDDSEGNNIVRQ, encoded by the coding sequence ATGAAACATTTAATCTCTTCACGGACAGCACTTTGCTTATGTGGCTTGACGTTATGCTTTAACGCATCAGCCCAAGGATATGTGAGTTACAACCATGATGCAGCCAAGATGAACCAGATTACAGTTCAGGAGATTGGTTCTGGTGGTCTCACTCCTGCATTCTATTATGATGCCTTACACAACAGCTATCAGAAGACTGCAGCAAAAAAGAACAAGCAGTTTTTCAGAACCATGGCAGGAGTCTCTGCATATCAGCAGGTGGATGTTGCTGATAGTATCAAAGCATCTCTTACCCAACGAGCAGAAATAGAAGCACTCAACATTGCAGACCGGCAGATTGACATTGCCTGGCTTGCAGAAGGAAACAAGATCAACTCCAAGCTCTCGGACTTTCAGGCGAATATTGACCGAATAGTAAGCGTTGGTGGTTCTATTTCAGACAAGACACGATGGACAGAATACTACAAGATGTACAAGACAGCCATCAAGGAGATGCAGGATGCCTATATGCCCAATGCCCAGCGCAAACAGCAGTATCTTGCCATCTATGATGACATTACCAAGCAGAATGAGACACTTATCTCCTTTTTAGTCCAACTAAGCAACAAGAGAAAGACCTCCTCCTTGCTTGCTGCACGACTTGAAAGAAGAAACAATGTAGCCAGCCACGCATCATCAGCAATCAGCAGATGGCGTGAAGCAGGCAAAAAGAATGTAGGAAATAACTCTGGAGGCTCAGAATCTGATGACTCCGAAGGCAATAACATAGTAAGACAATAA
- the traK gene encoding conjugative transposon protein TraK, with the protein MVIKNLENKIKLVMIICSLFLVGCIIICISSIWTAKQMVSDAHQKVYVLDGNVPILVQRSTMEETLDVEAKSHVEMFHHYFFTLAPDDKYIKYTMDKAMYLVDETGLAQYNTLKEKGFYSNIMGTSAVFSIFCDSIKFDKEKMEFTYYGRQRIERRTSILTRELVTAGHLKRVPRTDNNPHGLLITNWRTLLNKDIEQKTKLTY; encoded by the coding sequence ATGGTAATAAAGAATCTCGAAAACAAAATCAAGTTGGTGATGATTATCTGCTCACTCTTCCTTGTGGGCTGCATCATCATCTGTATATCCAGCATTTGGACAGCTAAGCAAATGGTTTCAGATGCTCATCAGAAAGTGTATGTACTGGATGGCAATGTTCCTATTCTCGTTCAGCGCAGCACCATGGAAGAAACACTCGATGTGGAGGCAAAGAGCCATGTGGAAATGTTCCATCATTACTTCTTCACTCTTGCGCCAGATGACAAGTACATCAAATATACAATGGATAAAGCCATGTATCTGGTCGATGAAACGGGTCTTGCGCAGTACAATACGTTGAAGGAGAAAGGCTTCTACTCAAACATCATGGGTACAAGTGCCGTATTCAGCATCTTCTGTGACAGTATTAAGTTCGACAAGGAGAAGATGGAGTTCACCTACTATGGCAGACAGCGTATTGAGCGACGCACAAGCATTCTTACCAGAGAACTTGTGACGGCAGGTCATTTGAAGCGTGTTCCCCGTACTGACAACAACCCACATGGTTTGCTAATCACCAACTGGAGAACCCTTCTCAATAAGGATATAGAACAAAAGACCAAACTGACATATTGA
- the traM gene encoding conjugative transposon protein TraM, with amino-acid sequence MDALKKINWKQPKYMIPLIIYFPLLFVGYFVIDLFHTEKAEIPDGLTTTEYLNPDLPDAKMKGDGIGNKYESMLKSYGKIDDYSAVGNIERNEEDTKEEYDTKYSDEERKQVEAQEAEKLSEMQRQLQESAQKGQEIAKGNNSAENDRLARGKQREQEAMEELNRAIAQARIQAQQVSTPSMQAEVTAKTGDAKEGKVEIPEKKKTDDEPHEVVKKVKVTSDYFNTLCDNDKEAGLIKAIIDENIKAVDGSRVRLRLLDDIVINEAVIHKGSYIYATMSGFGSQRVKGTVKSIMVDDDIVKVNLSLYDTDGLEGLYVPSSQFRETTKDVGSGALSNTSTLTNSTSTGGGNLASWGAQAVTNAVQKTSNAISKAIKKNSAKLKYGTFVYLINSRSNQKEK; translated from the coding sequence ATGGACGCATTGAAAAAGATTAACTGGAAACAGCCCAAGTATATGATACCGCTTATCATTTACTTCCCTCTGTTGTTTGTCGGCTACTTCGTCATTGACCTCTTTCATACGGAGAAGGCTGAGATTCCTGATGGTCTCACTACGACCGAGTATCTTAATCCAGACCTGCCTGATGCCAAAATGAAGGGAGACGGTATTGGTAACAAGTATGAGAGTATGCTCAAATCATATGGTAAGATAGACGATTATTCTGCAGTAGGAAACATTGAACGCAATGAAGAAGATACCAAGGAAGAGTATGATACAAAGTACTCAGATGAAGAACGTAAACAGGTGGAAGCCCAGGAAGCCGAGAAACTCTCTGAGATGCAAAGGCAGCTACAGGAGAGCGCACAGAAAGGCCAGGAAATCGCCAAAGGCAACAATTCTGCAGAAAATGATCGCTTAGCTCGTGGCAAACAGCGTGAGCAGGAGGCGATGGAAGAACTCAATCGAGCCATTGCCCAGGCAAGGATTCAGGCTCAGCAGGTCTCTACCCCATCCATGCAGGCCGAAGTAACTGCCAAAACGGGCGATGCCAAGGAAGGAAAGGTTGAAATTCCGGAAAAGAAGAAGACCGATGATGAACCTCATGAGGTCGTCAAGAAGGTCAAGGTTACTTCCGACTACTTCAACACCCTGTGTGACAATGACAAGGAAGCTGGACTTATCAAGGCTATCATAGACGAGAATATCAAGGCGGTGGATGGATCAAGAGTACGACTTCGTCTGCTCGATGATATTGTCATCAATGAAGCGGTCATTCATAAAGGCTCCTACATCTATGCCACCATGAGCGGCTTCGGTTCACAGCGTGTCAAGGGCACTGTCAAGAGTATCATGGTAGATGATGACATCGTCAAGGTAAACCTTTCGCTCTATGATACCGACGGACTCGAAGGATTATATGTACCAAGCAGCCAGTTCAGAGAAACCACGAAAGATGTTGGAAGCGGTGCTTTGAGCAATACTTCAACCCTTACCAACAGTACATCTACAGGAGGTGGCAACCTGGCAAGCTGGGGAGCACAAGCCGTTACCAATGCCGTTCAGAAGACAAGCAACGCCATTAGCAAAGCCATCAAGAAGAACTCAGCCAAGCTGAAATACGGAACCTTTGTGTATCTCATCAATTCACGTTCAAACCAGAAAGAAAAATAA
- the traN gene encoding conjugative transposon protein TraN yields MKTIKKFCALVVCALASLPSMAQQTYQEMEQLTINENVTTVITASEPVRFVDISTNAVVGDQPINNTIRLKPKEGATVHADGDILAIVTIVTERYRTQYALIYTTRMQEAVTDKQILTSEKIPYHNPSVSMSTEDMTRYARKIWNSPARIRNVSTKQHRMTMRLNNIYSVGEYFFIDFSIENRTNIRLDIDEMRIKLNDKKVSKATNAQMIELTPAMVLDQSKTFKYGYRNVLVLKKMTFPNDKVLTIEISEKQISGRTISLDIDYEDVLYADSFNSYLMMEE; encoded by the coding sequence ATGAAGACTATCAAGAAATTCTGCGCATTGGTAGTATGCGCATTAGCCTCCCTCCCATCCATGGCACAACAGACGTATCAGGAAATGGAGCAGCTTACCATCAATGAGAATGTCACAACAGTCATTACCGCCTCTGAGCCAGTCCGCTTCGTTGACATATCTACAAATGCAGTGGTCGGCGACCAGCCAATCAACAATACCATCCGTTTGAAACCCAAGGAAGGTGCTACTGTTCATGCCGATGGTGACATCCTTGCTATTGTGACGATAGTTACAGAGCGTTACAGAACCCAGTACGCTCTGATATACACTACACGAATGCAGGAAGCAGTCACAGACAAACAGATTCTTACTTCGGAGAAGATTCCATACCATAATCCTTCCGTATCTATGAGTACTGAGGATATGACCAGATATGCCCGAAAGATCTGGAACTCACCGGCAAGAATACGAAATGTGAGCACCAAGCAGCACAGAATGACCATGAGGTTGAACAACATCTACTCTGTAGGAGAATACTTCTTCATTGATTTCAGCATCGAGAACCGCACCAATATCCGTCTTGACATCGACGAGATGCGTATCAAGCTGAATGACAAGAAGGTTTCCAAGGCAACTAATGCCCAGATGATTGAACTTACGCCAGCTATGGTGCTTGACCAGTCCAAGACCTTCAAATATGGTTATAGAAACGTTCTCGTCCTGAAAAAGATGACATTCCCTAACGACAAGGTGCTGACTATTGAGATTTCTGAGAAGCAGATTAGTGGAAGAACCATCAGTTTGGATATAGACTATGAAGATGTTCTGTATGCCGACTCATTCAACTCATACTTAATGATGGAGGAATAA
- a CDS encoding DUF1566 domain-containing protein: protein MKILHIICATLMAVAFASCDEHRDFPDTAMKTCDILCTDGKVVRFEEVKSQNKTPIAVVFYVNQNEDIQGTGYAVYLKDIEPFAYSDSLGLKHNTSADITAFDGNGNTHAMYSTGTSPAASAVFDMWQYGQSAYIPSVAQIKLLYQARSVVNTYISKCGGDVIPDNPDECWYWTSTEVKDQETTKAWLYSLASGALQETPKTQAHKVRPIITLYN, encoded by the coding sequence ATGAAGATACTACATATCATTTGTGCTACTCTCATGGCAGTAGCATTTGCCTCATGCGATGAGCATCGAGACTTTCCTGATACGGCAATGAAGACCTGCGACATCCTCTGTACAGATGGTAAAGTCGTAAGATTCGAGGAAGTTAAGTCCCAAAACAAGACTCCTATAGCCGTGGTATTCTATGTGAATCAGAACGAGGACATCCAAGGCACAGGCTATGCTGTCTATCTAAAGGACATTGAGCCGTTTGCATACTCAGACTCTCTCGGATTGAAGCATAACACATCAGCTGATATTACAGCATTCGATGGCAATGGCAATACGCATGCTATGTATTCCACTGGCACTTCGCCTGCAGCTTCAGCAGTCTTTGACATGTGGCAATATGGTCAGAGCGCCTACATCCCTTCCGTTGCTCAGATCAAACTCTTGTATCAAGCACGCAGTGTTGTAAATACGTATATCAGCAAGTGCGGTGGCGATGTGATTCCAGACAATCCGGATGAGTGTTGGTATTGGACTTCGACAGAGGTTAAAGACCAGGAAACTACCAAAGCCTGGCTATACTCGTTAGCTTCAGGGGCACTTCAAGAAACACCAAAGACGCAAGCACATAAAGTTCGTCCAATCATCACTTTATATAATTAG
- a CDS encoding type IV secretory system conjugative DNA transfer family protein has protein sequence MEETKELQTMYKIFRCLIYLSLIVEFFEYAIDPALLDYWGGIVCDIHSRVKRWFIYIDGNLVWSKIATIVLISITCIGTRNKKHLEFDARRQVFYPLVGGLFITILSIWLFGHRMDMRFYTISLNIWLYMAASILGTICIHVALDNISKFLKEGLLKDRFNFENESFEQCQELQENKYSVNIPMRYYYKGKFRKGWVNIVNPFRGTWVVGTPGSGKTFSIIEPFIRQHSAKGFAMVVYDYKFPTLAQKLYYHYKINQKAGKVPQGCKFNIINFVDVEYSRRVNPIQQKYIGNLAAASETAETLLESLQKGKKEGGGGSDQFFQTSAVNFLAACIYFFVNYKKVPYDKNGNPLIAEMTTEPKTHRPKPTGRVFDHTGREVEPEYWLGKYSDMPHILSFLNLDYQTIFEVLETDPEVAPLLGPFQTAMKNKAMEQLEGMIGTLRVYTSRLATKESYWIFHKDGDDFDLKVSDPKNPSYLLIANDPEMESIIGALNALILNRLVTRVNTGQGKNIPVSIIVDELPTLYFHKIDRLIGTARSNKVSVALGFQELPQLESDYGKVGMQKVITTVGNVVSGSARAKETLEWLSNDIFGKVVQLKKGVTIDRDKTSINLNENMDSLVPASKISDMPTGWICGQSARDFIKTKTGRGDSMNIQESAEFQTSKFYCKTDFDMKKIAEEEADYANYKIPKFYTFPSKDAKERILYQNFVSVNLDVKNMIDEINKFKIK, from the coding sequence ATGGAGGAAACAAAAGAATTACAGACCATGTATAAGATATTCCGCTGTCTGATATACTTATCATTGATAGTGGAGTTCTTTGAATATGCTATAGACCCAGCGTTGCTTGACTATTGGGGTGGCATTGTTTGTGACATTCATAGCCGTGTAAAGAGGTGGTTTATCTATATAGATGGCAACCTCGTATGGAGCAAGATTGCTACCATCGTGCTTATCAGTATCACTTGCATTGGCACCCGAAACAAGAAACATTTGGAGTTTGATGCTCGTCGTCAAGTGTTCTATCCGTTGGTGGGTGGACTGTTCATTACCATACTGTCTATATGGCTTTTCGGTCATCGTATGGATATGAGGTTCTATACCATCAGTCTGAACATCTGGCTCTACATGGCTGCCTCTATTCTTGGTACCATCTGCATCCATGTTGCCCTCGACAATATCTCTAAGTTCCTGAAGGAAGGATTGCTCAAAGACCGTTTCAACTTCGAGAACGAGTCTTTTGAGCAATGTCAGGAACTGCAGGAGAACAAGTATAGCGTAAACATCCCGATGCGCTATTACTACAAGGGCAAGTTCCGCAAAGGTTGGGTGAATATCGTGAATCCTTTCCGAGGAACATGGGTAGTCGGTACTCCTGGCTCCGGTAAGACTTTCTCCATCATTGAGCCGTTCATTCGTCAGCACAGTGCCAAGGGGTTTGCTATGGTTGTCTATGATTACAAGTTCCCGACTCTTGCGCAGAAGCTGTATTATCACTACAAGATAAACCAGAAAGCCGGGAAGGTGCCACAAGGATGCAAGTTCAATATCATCAACTTTGTGGATGTGGAGTATTCCAGACGTGTAAATCCTATTCAGCAGAAATACATCGGCAACCTTGCTGCAGCCAGTGAAACGGCTGAAACTCTTTTGGAGTCTTTGCAGAAAGGCAAGAAAGAAGGTGGTGGCGGTAGCGACCAGTTCTTCCAGACATCAGCGGTCAACTTCCTGGCAGCTTGTATCTATTTCTTTGTCAACTACAAGAAGGTGCCATACGACAAGAACGGCAATCCTCTTATTGCTGAGATGACAACAGAGCCAAAGACTCATCGTCCGAAACCTACTGGCAGAGTCTTTGACCATACCGGCAGAGAGGTGGAACCAGAGTATTGGTTGGGCAAGTACAGTGACATGCCACATATCCTTTCGTTCCTTAATCTCGATTACCAGACTATCTTTGAGGTTTTGGAAACAGACCCAGAGGTTGCTCCTCTCCTCGGTCCTTTCCAGACTGCCATGAAGAATAAGGCTATGGAACAGTTGGAAGGTATGATTGGTACGCTCCGTGTCTATACCTCACGATTGGCTACCAAGGAGTCATATTGGATATTCCATAAGGATGGTGATGATTTTGACCTGAAGGTGTCCGATCCGAAGAATCCTTCATATCTACTCATAGCCAACGACCCAGAGATGGAAAGTATCATTGGTGCATTGAATGCTTTGATTCTGAACCGTCTCGTTACTCGTGTCAATACCGGTCAAGGCAAGAACATACCTGTCAGCATCATAGTGGACGAGTTGCCTACGCTCTACTTTCACAAGATTGATCGACTTATCGGTACTGCCCGAAGCAACAAAGTCAGCGTGGCTCTCGGTTTTCAGGAGCTGCCACAGCTTGAATCCGACTACGGAAAGGTGGGTATGCAAAAGGTCATCACAACTGTTGGTAACGTGGTTAGTGGTTCAGCAAGAGCAAAAGAAACTTTGGAATGGCTCTCCAACGACATCTTTGGCAAGGTAGTTCAGCTAAAGAAAGGGGTGACCATCGACCGCGACAAGACCTCCATCAATCTCAATGAGAACATGGACAGCCTTGTTCCTGCCAGTAAAATCTCAGACATGCCTACAGGTTGGATATGCGGTCAGTCTGCTCGTGACTTCATTAAGACCAAGACCGGACGAGGTGACAGCATGAATATCCAGGAATCAGCAGAGTTCCAGACCTCTAAGTTCTATTGCAAGACTGACTTTGATATGAAGAAGATTGCTGAGGAAGAAGCTGACTATGCGAACTATAAAATACCGAAGTTCTATACCTTCCCATCCAAGGATGCCAAGGAGCGAATCCTGTATCAGAATTTCGTGAGTGTAAACCTCGATGTCAAGAATATGATTGACGAGATAAACAAATTCAAGATAAAATGA